The following proteins are encoded in a genomic region of Parus major isolate Abel chromosome 20, Parus_major1.1, whole genome shotgun sequence:
- the TSHZ2 gene encoding teashirt homolog 2 → MPRRKQQAPKRAAGYVQEEDLKEEEDIKEEEEDDDDNNSTAQLQGSNDTGTDEEHEVGPEQKGNFSFQNSPVSHISNQDVENESLLSDGSDHVADIKNICSREPQDPKSSAHPKAQSEAHDCMDKMTAVYANILSDSYWTGLGLGFKLSNSEKRSCDNRNGGNKADFDWHQDALSKSLQQNLPSRPVSKPNLFSSVQLYRQSSKMCGTVFTGASRFRCRQCSAAYDTLVELTVHMNETGHYQDDNHKKDKHRPTSYSKPRKRAFQDMDKEDAQKVLKCMFCGDSFDSLQDLSVHMIKTKHYQKVPLKEPVPTISSKMVTPAKKRVFDVNRPCSPDSTTGSFSDTFSQKNANLQLSSNNRYGYQNGASYTWQFEACKSQILKCMECGSSHDTLQQLTTHMMVTGHFLKVTSSASKKGKQLVLDPLAVEKMQSLSEAPGSDSPISKSTSKSSAECIGPASELKKESKKDKADDANKDEKAMKTEEYEDTLQKPLDPTMKYQYLREEDLEDGSKGGGDILKSLENTVTTAINKAQNGAPSWSAYPSIHAAYQLSEGAKPSLPVGSQVLQIRPTMTNKLRPIAPKWKVMPLVPISANVSQCTPVKKEAEDKEEVQKDYAKEGVQAEPASLSQSEREPLLKAEASVEPKKTEPCPLKEEDKIKEDSGKEKPVLKEPPAASLSNGCAAANHTSELPCVNPLSALQSVLNNHLGKATEPLQPQSNCSPSSSTISMFHKPNLNMMEKPVLSPAPTPPKPASVSRHYLFENNDQPIDLTKSKGKKAESAQAQSCTSPPQKHALSDIADMVKVLPKATTPKPAASSRIPSMKLEIDVRRFEDVSTEVSTLHKRKGRQSNWNPQHLLILQAQFASSLFQTSEGKYLLSDLGPQERMQISKFTGLSMTTISHWLANVKYQLRKTGGTKFLKNMDKGHPVFYCSDCASQFRTPSTYISHLESHLGFQMKDMNRLAVEQQTKVEQEISRVSVQRSPETIAGEEDTDSKFKCKLCCRTFASKHAVKLHLSKTHSKSPEHHSQFVAEVDEE, encoded by the coding sequence GTTATGTCCAAGAGGAAGATTTAAAGGAAGAGGAAGACataaaggaggaggaagaggatgatgaTGACAACAACTCCACTgctcagctgcagggcagcaaTGACACTGGCACGGATGAGGAGCACGAAGTGGGTCCTGAGCAGAAAGGGAACTTCAGTTTCCAGAACTCCCCTGTCAGTCACATATCCAACCAGGATGTGGAGAACGAATCGCTGCTGAGTGATGGTAGTGACCATGTGGCAGATATCAAAAACATCTGCTCCAGGGAGCCCCAGGACCCCAAAAGCAGCGCCCACCCCAAAGCCCAGAGCGAAGCACACGATTGCATGGATAAAATGACAGCAGTCTATGCCAACATCCTGTCGGACTCTTACTGGACGGGCTTGGGGCTGGGTTTCAAGTTGTCCAACTCCGAAAAGAGGAGTTGCGACAACAGGAACGGAGGGAACAAAGCTGATTTCGATTGGCACCAAGACGCACTGTCCAAAAGCTTGCAGCAGAATTTACCTTCCAGGCCTGTCTCCAAGCCCAACCTGTTCAGCTCGGTGCAGCTCTacaggcagagcagcaaaatGTGCGGGACTGTGTTCACGGGCGCCAGCCGGTTCCGCTGCCGGCAGTGCAGCGCTGCCTACGACACCTTGGTAGAGCTCACGGTCCACATGAACGAGACGGGGCACTACCAGGATGACAACCACAAAAAGGACAAGCACAGACCTACCAGCTACTCCAAGCCCCGGAAAAGGGCCTTCCAGGACATGGACAAGGAGGATGCACAAAAAGTTCTGAAGTGTATGTTCTGTGGTGACTCTTTTGATTCCCTTCAAGATCTGAGTGTTCAtatgataaaaacaaaacattaccAAAAAGTGCCTTTGAAGGAGCCGGTACCAACCATTTCTTCAAAAATGGTCACTCCAGCCAAGAAACGTGTGTTTGATGTGAACAGGCCTTGCTCCCCCGACTCCACGACGGGGTCCTTCTCCGACACCTTCTCTCAGAAGAACGCGAACCTGCAGCTCTCCTCCAACAACCGCTACGGGTACCAGAACGGGGCCAGCTACACCTGGCAGTTCGAGGCCTGCAAATCCCAGATTTTGAAGTGTATGGAATGTGGAAGCTCCCACGATACCTTGCAGCAGCTCACGACCCACATGATGGTCACTGGCCATTTCTTGAAAGTCACGAGTTCAGCTTCGAAGAAAGGAAAGCAACTTGTTCTGGATCCTTTAGCTGTGGAAAAAATGCAATCGCTGTCTGAAGCACCAGGCAGTGACAGCCCCATTTCAAAATCAACCAGTAAATCATCTGCAGAATGCATAGGTCCTGCCTCTgaacttaaaaaagaaagtaaaaaagatAAAGCTGATGATGCAAACAAAGATGAGAAAGCAATGAAAACTGAGGAGTACGAAGACACTCTTCAGAAACCCCTGGATCCCACAATGAAATACCAATACCTCCGAGAAGAAGATTTAGAAGATGGTTCGAAGGGTGGTGGGGACATTTTAAAGTCCTTGGAGAACACTGTCACGACAGCCATCAATAAAGCTCAGAACGGAGCTCCCAGCTGGAGTGCCTATCCCAGCATCCACGCAGCTTACCAGCTCTCTGAGGGAGCCAAGCCGTCCTTGCCTGTGGGATCCCAGGTGCTCCAAATCAGGCCAACCATGACCAACAAGTTGAGGCCCATAGCGCCCAAGTGGAAGGTGATGCCTCTGGTCCCTATCTCAGCAAACGTGAGCCAGTGCACTCCAGTGAAGAAGGAGGCTGAGGACAAGGAGGAGGTACAAAAGGACTATGCTAAGGAGGGTGTCCAGGCTGAGCCGGCCTCCCTCAGCCAGAGCGAGAGGGAACCTCTCCTCAAAGCTGAAGCCTCTGTGGAGCCAAAAAAGACAGAACCGTGTCCCTTGAaagaagaagacaaaattaaagaggacagtggaaaagaaaagccagtCCTCAAggagccaccagcagcttctctcagtaatggctgtgctgctgccaacCACACCTCGGAGCTGCCCTGCGTGAACCCCCTGAGCGCGCTGCAGTCAGTCCTGAACAATCACCTGGGCAAAGCCACTGAGCCCTTACAGCCTCAATCCaactgcagccccagctctaGCACAATCTCCATGTTCCACAAACCCAACCTAAACATGATGGAGAAGCCAGTTTTATCTCCCGCTCCAACCCCACCAAAGCCTGCAAGCGTATCCAGGCACTATTTGTTTGAAAACAATGATCAGCCTATTGACCTGACCAAATCCAAAGGCAAGAAAGCTGAGTCAGCTCAAGCACAATCTTGCACTTCTCCACCTCAAAAGCACGCTCTGTCTGACATCGCCGACATGGTCAAAGTTCTTCCCAAAGCTACCACACCAAAACCTGCTGCATCCTCAAGGATCCCGTCCATGAAGTTGGAAATAGATGTCCGACGCTTCGAGGACGTCTCCACGGAAGTCTCCACTCTGCATAAAAGGAAGGGCAGGCAGTCAAACTGGAACCCTCAGCATCTGCTCATTTTGCAAGCTCAGTTTGCTTCCAGCCTCTTCCAGACATCTGaaggtaaatatttattatcagATCTAGGCCCACAGGAGCGCATGCAGATTTCCAAATTCACTGGACTGTCGATGACCACCATCAGCCACTGGCTGGCAAATGTCAAGTATCAACTTAGGAAAACCGGAGGAACaaagtttttgaaaaacatGGACAAAGGACATCCAGTCTTTTATTGCAGCGACTGTGCATCTCAGTTCCGAACCCCCTCTACTTACATTAGCCACTTAGAATCCCACCTAGGTTTCCAAATGAAAGACATGAACAGgctggctgtggagcagcaaaCCAAGGTAGAGCAAGAAATCTCCAGAGTTTCAGTTCAAAGATCTCCTGAAACAATAGCTGGAGAAGAGGACACAGACTCTAAGTTCAAATGTAAGTTGTGCTGTCGGACATTTGCGAGCAAACATGCAGTAAAACTTCATCTaagcaaaacacacagcaagTCACCAGAACACCATTCACAATTTGTAGCAGAAGTGGATGAAGAATAA